Proteins encoded by one window of Lacipirellulaceae bacterium:
- a CDS encoding LL-diaminopimelate aminotransferase encodes MSDPYFQSLFADRIGGASYGKDTAIYKFEKIKRAKRKVLADFPERQLLDFGIGENDEMADEKVRLVMAEEINKPENRGYSDNGIPAFREAVARMMQRTYGVQLDPATEICPAIGSKPVYAMLPGVFINPGDITLMTVPGYPVVGTHTNFYGGSVYKLPLLAENDFLPDLDGIPGDVLDKAKLLVLCFPNSPTGKTATREFYEKAIQFAKDNNIVIVQDAAHALLSFDQEPNSFLAVPGAKDVGVEVHSMSKGYDMIGWRMGWVCGHERIVSAFGYVKDNSDSGQFMAIQKAAIAALDDESIPQRIRAKYRRRMEKLVATLKRCGFECEMPGGTYFLYTPSPKAFEGPGVEFANAEEASQFLITEQSICTVPWDDAGPFLRFSVTYVAEDEAAEDALMAETEARLKSLQPVF; translated from the coding sequence ATGTCCGATCCCTACTTCCAGTCCCTTTTCGCCGACCGCATCGGCGGTGCCAGCTACGGCAAAGACACCGCTATTTACAAGTTCGAGAAGATCAAACGCGCCAAACGCAAAGTCCTGGCGGACTTTCCCGAACGGCAACTGCTCGACTTCGGGATCGGCGAGAATGACGAAATGGCCGACGAGAAGGTTCGCCTTGTGATGGCCGAGGAGATCAACAAGCCGGAGAATCGAGGCTACTCAGACAACGGCATTCCCGCCTTCAGGGAAGCCGTCGCGCGGATGATGCAGCGGACCTACGGCGTACAACTCGACCCGGCAACCGAAATCTGCCCGGCGATCGGCTCGAAGCCTGTCTACGCGATGCTACCAGGCGTGTTCATCAACCCCGGCGACATCACGCTAATGACCGTGCCGGGCTATCCCGTCGTGGGGACGCACACCAACTTTTACGGCGGCAGCGTTTACAAATTACCACTGCTGGCCGAGAACGATTTCCTCCCCGACCTCGACGGCATCCCTGGGGACGTGCTCGACAAAGCAAAGCTCCTCGTGCTCTGCTTCCCCAACAGCCCCACCGGCAAGACGGCCACCCGCGAGTTTTACGAGAAGGCGATTCAGTTTGCCAAAGACAACAACATTGTCATCGTGCAAGACGCCGCCCATGCGTTGCTTTCGTTTGACCAAGAACCAAACAGCTTCCTTGCCGTGCCGGGCGCGAAAGACGTCGGCGTCGAAGTTCACTCGATGAGCAAAGGCTACGACATGATCGGCTGGCGGATGGGCTGGGTCTGCGGCCATGAGCGGATCGTCAGCGCGTTTGGCTACGTGAAGGACAACAGCGACTCGGGCCAATTCATGGCGATCCAAAAAGCCGCGATCGCCGCTCTCGATGACGAGAGCATCCCGCAACGAATCCGCGCGAAGTATCGCCGTCGCATGGAAAAGCTCGTCGCTACACTCAAACGCTGCGGCTTCGAATGTGAAATGCCCGGCGGCACGTACTTTCTCTACACGCCGTCGCCGAAAGCCTTCGAAGGCCCGGGCGTCGAGTTCGCCAATGCGGAAGAGGCAAGCCAATTTCTCATCACCGAACAGTCCATTTGCACCGTCCCCTGGGACGACGCGGGGCCGTTCCTAAGATTCAGCGTCACCTACGTCGCGGAAGACGAAGCCGCCGAGGATGCGCTAATGGCAGAGACCGAAGCTCGACTGAAGAGTTTGCAGCCTGTTTTTTAG